The region TGCACATCCAGATGTTCGTTGTGGAGAAGAGACCCGGGTTATTCCCCAAATGTTGTCATTTCATGCTCGAATGCAAAATTCTGAACTCGAAAAAGCTCGTCTGGATGAAGCGAAAGTTACTGTCGATGTTATGGAATCCGCCTTGAAGAGTTATATTCTCAGTATCATTGTGAATCACGGAGAACCAGCCCTCAGATACTGTAACAAAGATCCGTTCACTTTAAGATCCATGAATCTCATTTTGAGATTATTTCCAAATTCGAAGTTTATCTTAATGGTGAGAGATGGAAGAGCCGTCGTTCATTCAATTATTTCTCGTAAAGTTTTAATTTCGGGATTTAACACGGACTCGTACAGCGACGCTTTGAGAGACTGGAACAGAGCGTTTTACTTCATGTACAAACTATGCCTTCAAAACAGTAAAGTATGTATGCCCGTTCCGTACGAAAAGCTTGTTATAGATCCAGAACCACAACTTCgacgaattttcaaatttttggaCATTCCTTGGAATGATATTGTATTACATCACGAACGAACAATTGGAAAACGAGGAGGAGTTTCACTTTCAAGGTATGTCTGTACAGGGTCATCAGGtgctttatcaaaattcaaacattcgtgAACGAATACGAACTGCGGACCATGTTCTATTAGCTTACCTCTCGTCGTTATTCTCCAAAACTCCAAATTTAGATGTATATGTATTTGATTCTAGGAAAGAAGCTTCGACGGACCAGGTGAACAAACCCATCAATACAAAAGCCCTTTACGAATGGGTAAAACATATGCCGAAAATGGTCAAGGATAATGCAGCAGTCATCGCCCCGATGTTGAAAGTAGTTGGATATGATCCGGATAATCCAGTCGTCAACTACGGAACAAAACCCGAAGAATTGGCTACAGAATCTATGGATTAGAAAGCCGATATATAGCATATCAAACAAGTTTGAGAACTGTAAAATACACGTAGATTTTaatagaaaaaagtttttgagGTGctatcttttctataaaaatacaatataacaagtatcttgtatatatttcaaagcgtAGTTAGAAATCGATTTGATATGTTTCTACAAATTTTTGATACGTAATTGCAGAATTATTTTGGATTATGCAAAGAGCGTTATCTTGATGATGATTTTCCGAGATTCCTTTGGATATCGAGGGTAAGCGATAATTACTTCCTTGAGGCTAGATACAATAGCCATCGCACCGTAGCCGCGAAACTGGTCAATGAGTTGCTAGAGCATGCATAATTTAACGCCGAATTGTCTCTGTATCGATGATACTGCCTTAGAAGAGCAGGCATCCACTTCAGTATCCCTCGAGTTAAACATGTGAAGTACAGCCCTTTGCGGGCTTAGGAATTAATTAAATTGTTGACTGGACTTGTTTGTCACATTGATGGATGATAACCAACGGAGGACATCAAATCAATAAGCAACATAGAGAGACAAACTCATATCTCCGATTCGTCGGATTCCGGTGGTATCCAATCTTCCCAAATGTGCATCAGGCCGTGTTCACATCGCGTGTATAGTCACATGGGAGACGGCACTCGGAGATCTGTAAAGCACAATTTGCAAATTGAAAACGGGAACAGACGGCCACATTACGAAATTATTCAGCGTTCTGGATTTTCGACATGATGTGACGCCATTCAGAAAACCCGCTACATTCATTCTCTTTCGATGTTTCAGGCGATTGAAGAGTAATGCGatggttatttatttaccaGTCATATTGACAGATCAAACTGAATATAATCAGTATTTGGGATCGGAGGGGATGTTTGTTTTACTGATCGATCTGTACGAATTAGAAGTTTGGCGACACTAATGAGGGAAGATCTATGGTGAATCGATTTTCGGGGTCGTGTGTCTATCCGATGTACACATATTGAAGAGATAAAGCAGAGCAATCACATATAGACGATATAAGGATAAAGTAATACGACAAATTGCCTTGTAAGATTAACGCTAGCTAGCATTTGATGGTGGATTACGTGTTGAACATAAGAATCCGAGATTGGAAATGGATGACATGGGCACTCGATGAAGAGAAATGAACTCCCAGCGACAtcgcaaaacccaatgacagccatcctccctcagctgGGATTCGCACCTGGGTGGCATTGAGACTACCAATGAGTCcccgatgccatcaggtttgaatcccagCCTAGAGAGGatttaaatcaatatcaacCACAAAAAGATGTAACTactttctttcatttttaataatatatatgtttatatttacaattaaacATTAATATATTTACAGAAGAATTTACAAACTCAAATAACCATGTCCTTTATTACAcgttaaataaataaatataattcatcTTTCAGCCATCAGCACATACATTCAATGTAGCTACTTTTTAAATCTGACTAGTCATCTTCCATACACAGTTATTGTTCAATAATATGTCGTAGGCAAAAGATTTTAATCTACAGTAGAACCTGCTCGATCTGGATTATTTTGGACCAATGATGCAAAAACAGTTCATGAATCTGGATTCAACATCATCCACTAGATCTGGAGATGGATCTTTCTGCACCGTGGAAATAATCAAATCGAAAAATTTAGTTGGACTGTACATATCATAGGTCCATATCAAATGTGGATCAAAATAATCTGGATTAAGCAGGCTCTATTGAACATATTAAACTACAGAAAAAGTCCTTTATAAAGCCACCGTTGGGACCAATGTAAAACACGGTGTTATAACGAATTTGGTGTTATAAAGACCCGGGTATAAAGAATGGTATTTCCATTGAATTTTAGTAAAATTGAGCAAATTTGTTCTCGGAGAAATGTTGGCGTTAATTGAGCAGTGGCATTAAAAAGGATGGCATCATTATCAACAGACTTCGACTGTAAATACAAatgacagccatcttgatcaGAATATCATACTTATATTTCACCCAAAGATCATCAGACAtgcatttattcaatcatgGGCATTATTGTCATAAAAACAGGTCCAGAcataatgaattcaaatatatgagacgagaagatacacaatatccgtgtaagatgataacgagagaaatcccacaataaattcagtaCGCCTAATAAAAGTAATTTACTACAGTAAAtgcagtacgcctgatgatggctaatagtctttagccgaaacgttgcgcaaatatatatactcttctagtcaagtttctcgttttggctgaatttattgtgggttttctCTAGTCATTCAAATAGACATCACcatagatagaaaatctagTTAGCATACATGTATGGTTTACATCAACTCGATGTTAAAAACGTATGACATGCAAACAAATGTACATGTAGTAGTAAGATTTTTGTCCCAAACCGTCGGTGACAACTGGCATCATACATAAAACTCAAGATGCAGTTACTTCCAATGCTTCTCATTTCTCAATCCTCTTATAACGCTACGCAAACTAAGTTATTTCATGTGAAAAAACAAATTGCACCTCGCAAAATTAATCACGCTGACATTGGGCAGTCTCTACATATTGTATTTAATACCAGTTTATACTAGTGAAATGCGTATAAAAGCAGTAGAATCATACAGATTGATATAACTAGTCCCAGTATAATCGAATCCCGTCGTTTGCGAAAATTTATTCGCTGTATCAAACTGTTGATCTGAGGATATCGATCTGAAAGTTTTATTGTCAAGGAAATGAACCTAAAAATGATGGGAATGGTTACAAAATTGGCCACTGCATGTCAGCACTGTATAATGTAGAGTCAACGCATGGATCTATTATTCAATTAGATTAAGCCAAGATTTAGCCCTCATCAGACCATCAAATACTGCGTAGGATAGTAACACGTAGCAGAGGGCAGATAAAAGGATACTTGACAGTGCATTAACTCGCTGCGTTATGGAATTGAACATGCCTCGCTGCGAAAGCAAGTTTTCTTTTGTTGCCATGGCCACACTGAAAAATGATCCAGAAACAACATATATAAAACCGTATCGAATTTCTACATATCAAAGAACAAGTCATCGGAATAAATTTCGGTTTTGTATTAATTTAGAACAAATATCTTACCCTATTTGCTCATCTAATAATCGATCGGAACTGAAATAAGATAAATAGTAAATTACCGGTAATAAGGCAATCAATTAAGTAAATAGGGACTGATTTAgtgaaatattgaaactaacTGGAGCCATATCACTTACTTCCTGACgtgttcattttcttttaaatacaATTCAGTTCTTCTGTTTAATCCGGATGCATTCTTGTAGGCACTAAAATTGGCATCGTTGAATGtataaatttcaatgaaaagatCATTATTCTTCAGATACTTacaacaggacccagttctacaggtACTTCAAGTAATTACGACACTGAAATCTTATTCTATagctatggaactggatctctAATTCAATAAGAAGCTTACGTACTCAATATCTCTTCTAACCGAGCCCAATAAATCCTCTCGTTCTTTGAAAGCTGTAATATTTGCTTttgttttttgaaattcgtGCGAGTAATCCTGCAATATATCCCGATGTCGTTGTAACGTATGAATCAGAGCTGAACTACCACCATTCATACCTAATTTCTGAGTATAATCGGCCATATGGTCATTTATTTCCGTCAACTAATTGAGAAGAACAAATTCACGTTACATATTGCAGAAATTTCAAATCCTGTTAGATTTGCCGAAATCATTTGCCGATTTCGAAATGAAGGATAGATACCTTGGCGAGAAGCTGTTCAATCTGCATAGCCATTGTTTCAAACATATGATCACTGCTGGTTTTATTGAGGAGTGGGGATGTGTCACTGAAATAGGAATACAGTAAATAACAACATATTACTAATATGCAGATGCAAACAATTGGTGCAGCCTCATTCAAACTCATCATAACACACTTATTGAAAATCCAACACACTTATTGGAATCCAATCAACATTAATCATTTAAGGTATCAACATGCAAACCTCAATATTTACATATGGCTAAACCAACCCAACCTTCTATACCATTCACTTATACCTTTTATACCATTCgtatatgaatataaaacGTGATTTACAGAGGATACATATCAGTACTTCATCGCGCATTGTAAAAGGCAGAACAACCCAATGATAGTACTGTTATTAGTTTAAGTTCTATCACCATGCCATTCCTACGTTGATATTCACGTACCTCGTACTCTCTTCCTCTCTAGTTGAACAAAAATTTTTGTTGATTACCAAATATAGATGTTAATGATTAATAGCCAAGTACCTAATTCTGATATAGGTGAATCGTGATGTTTTCTACTCCTACTTACTTGGTACCGCCATAGTCTTTGTAAGAACTGTAACTTGTGcctaatttactgaatgataccagtttcaaatcaatttcattttccagtTGTCTGGCTTGTTTTCGCAaatctgtaaaataaataacaaataaaattCACGTAAAACTCTCCGAGACAAAACTAGTCTAAATGTAGAatgataaccacactcaaacgtggtgaacggataataagataaaaacccactatctacagattaaaagaatttatttattcaatctaaaatatatagaatacacgacgtttcgaccTCACCCTAGAAACTTGAATTTCTGAACACAAAAAGGatattataaatcaaaaaccgaatagtggcgtagccaatcaatcacgtttggaacactggaccactggtcatcgttttaattattgagaataataattgtttttaaattcttttaatctgtagatagtgggtttttatcttattagtctaaatgtttttttttttacattttcttcTTCCTAAAACTGTGTACCAGCTAGTAGCCTAACGTAGTCAAGCCATGCTACACCATTTTGGTACACTTTCTTTTATTAATCGATGCGATCAACAAGAGAACTCCCAGTTCTAAACTaactagtctagtacctagccgtcatTCCACAAACAACAGTTGTAGGGAACTGGTAACAACGACTGTTATTCAGACTATAAACTAATTTGCATGTACATTAGAACCTGAGAACTGTCATAAATAAAACTGTCAGTCTTGATTGAGGCTCATGCTCTGGCAAGCGAAGAAGCGAGTCCAGGAAACGTCAACAGAATTATATTGATACTAGCTTTCAGAATGAAATCAAAGCTATATTTAgtatttcatttcttatatctgcttcggtaaaatatttttttgatgtCCTATCGTGATGCCATCAATAGAATAACCGCAGTAATTTGAAGCATACGTACCTTCCCATTGATTACCGAAGTCAGCCATGTTGGCAATTACAGATGGCGCCACGTTACGGCTCAGTGAAATTAGTAAACTAAGGGTTCGCATCCACACCAAgcaaacaaaataatcattatgaatttattcatttccaatttatTATTCACTAGTTATATTAAATTAATTGATATTCGGATAATAACATTTCTTCAGTTTTGATTTGCACGTTCTTGTGATGGAACCCATCTCTTCAACAGATACTCCtgaatcagaaaatataatttcagatgatttcaaatattaagtAACAATGGATGAAAAagcatcaaaataatcaatggATGGACAATAAATGcatatacctttattttaaatccCGAAATACATTTGGGGGATTTTAGATGATCTTCTGTTAGATGACTAGGACGTATGACATAACAAAGCATAACatcctgaaatttgaaatattctttttcatacCGATACTGGTTCATCAATTCGTATTCCAGAAAGTTAACATGCCTATCGTATAGCCATATCTTTACCTTAGCAACATGTTCTGTAAGCCGATCGAATCCAGAAAGTGATGTCCACGTTAAAATGCTGTTTGGTGAGTATTGGTCAGGCAACAGGCTGTCTTCAGATACCATTAATACTTTCACAGAAAAACTTGAATGGTAGAACGGTGGACCTTGTTTGTaaacaactgaaaatatatgaaatgcaATCGTTAAATGAGTGCCATCAATCAATCATCCTCAAGACAGCATTGTGTGTATTACAATTTAAGTTACCAAATTCGCATCCATATTTGAGTCCAGGCTTTGGGACCCAACCTTTACTTCGTAGATAATGATATACCACATAATTCGAGACAAATGAAGGATgtatttcacagaatttctGCCACATCTGCCTGAGATTCATtgcctgaaaatgaattttttgttcatgaaaatataaattcagcaTCTATCTTAATACCTACTAAAACATTCGCAATCTattaaaaaattttcttcttaCACTGCCATTTGTATCATAAACCAACAAACAACCAAGACcatatgatagaaaaaatgCCTGCAATTAAATAATTCGATCAATGTAAGCTATTCAAACAAAGATAGGGAAGATCTAGATAGCATACAATACCTCTTCAAAGAGAAGATAAAGATCTTCAGTAAGCGGATAAGGATCTCTTTTTAATCTCCAATGTGTATCAATTTCAGTCGCTAGTTCACATCCCTCATCATCTGTGTCAGCATGAACCAGAATGTCTCCATTACTTTCATTGTCCATTTGATAAAATGGTGAAGGTGgggatttcaaatttcgatttTCTTCTGTATTGATTACTTGATAAATTTCACCTGACAGAGACGAGGTTTTTCTGTCATCCAATGAAAGAGTAGAATTAGTATTTCTAGATTGTGTGTCAAAATCAGATTCTCCAGAAATGCCACTCCTCGAAACTTTTGGACTAGATTTATCTGTTCTTGAACTAGATACCAGTACTTCACAATTAGTCAGTTGAAGATCTTTGCGACTATGACCTCTTTTTAAAGAAACCGGTACACTACTTGGCGgaagaatatttttctttttaaccaCAAACTCATCCTGAATATTTTGAACAGTTTCAGGAGATTTCCTCCTTATTTCCAACTGAgcattttcttcatctttgTTGAGTTCATCATTCCAAAATCCTTGTTCATCATCATCCCAATTCATACTCGCATAGTCTTTTCTATTCATGGGATTACTGCAAGCAATAACATCCGATAAGTCACTGTCTATATAATATCCGCAAGCAGTTTCATTTATTGATGAGGTTGGTTCCATCAAAGATTGTGTCAAAGgttcttcattttcaactgtAGTAGATAACCAACTCTTTACCGGTGCTTGTTTTACTGACCtgaaatttttcataaaaacatttGTGAATGGAGTGGTGCTATGTATAATCATGTATATCAAATAGAAACTAGAAACAATTAGTTTCTCACTTTCCAAAATTTCCCGATTCTGTTGCGTTCAATTGAACTTGCAGTTTGACTTCCGGATCATCAAATATTTGAGATTCATTGCTTCTTAAAGCTGACATTTGGGACCAAGTCAAATGACGCAGATACCTACAATACAAGTaaatctattcattatttctatagGGACATGTAGATGACAgatcatatgaaaaaatattgatgatataGGTCTACCTTCGTTTGCTTATGATCCTGGGAACTGGATTGTTCTTCTGATGGTCATAACTTGGCTGACTTCTTGAAAAGTTCCCTTTGCCAAAGAAACCCTAAAATTGCACGATAAATTCACCACATATCATGGGTACTTCTACAATAATTTCGTTACTTTTATGTGTAGCCTAGGTACCGTACCATTTTGTAAAGCCATTGTTTGTCTCCAGTGTGTTTAACAACAACACAAGATCCTTCTAAGTAACCAGAATAGATATTCCATCTGGTGATAGATTGCGGTACTCCTGCGATCGATGAAATTGGAACTGGAAATGGCAATTCATAATTGAAATTCGAGTGTCTCTTGCGACGCACAGCAGTAATAGGCAATTTCGTACATGTAGAGGTAGTAGGTGATGTGACATCACGACTCATCTAAAAGATAAcaaaaatgtattcgaatgATTATTATGATATAGCCTTTATTTGACCGAGAGGTTATGACCAAgtttagtctgaataccagtcgttgttacggttccctacaactttcaggaacaacggctaggtactagactagacCAAGTTATGACTGTCGAAAGCAGCAGTCCAAGTAGCCTATAGTAGaaagttatattgaaattgaattgctcCTCACAGACAGTCTTTCGACTGCTTCTTGGACCTTTTATGGTGAAATATCTTTTGTTCGCGGAacagattttgtttttgaaaactaTGATGGGCGAGGATTTTATGTACAAAAACAATTAGTCATCATCAAAGTATATGCATGTGACGTCGTGGGGAAAGTACCATTGCATGTCATACATTTAGATATTACTTACACTTAAATTACaagaaaaagagaaaataacATTAGCATGCACCAAAATTGCACGGAAACATATAATAAAGCAAAGTTCTTTACTCCGAATAGTCAGCGGTAATAGATAATCAACCTAAATAGGTCTAATTACTTTTACTTTAAAGGTATTGAGGACAATCTTAATTTTCGTTCGACGATATATTATacgatatttttgttttctgaaCCATTTATTATCGAAAGATGATATTCGAACGAAACGAACAATCAGTGTTCCTACTATGGCATGTGAGGTCAGTTCAAGGTCGTTATAGAGCGGGtggtttgaaataaattacttcCGGGTACTTTTTTTTCGTGTGAAAATCTTTAATTTCCGACGAAATAATGGCTAGTCTTCGCAGGAAAACTATGAGTTTTCGCCGTAAGCGTCAGTACGATTTGGAAGGTGCGAAGGAATCCATAGTTAGAAAGTTTCCGTCCGTTTCCTATTCAAAAATAATGTCGCCGGCGCAGCAAGAGGAAGAAGACCAGGCTTCAAATTCAGCATTGGAAATTAAACGGACTCATGCCGCCCTTCTTGTTGAGAGAAATAAGTATGATTCAGTGATAGAGACAGTTGCTCCACCGGTACTGGcaataaatgatgaattgaatcCGAATGCTAAAACTGAGGAGACGAACGATGAAAACAGCTTCGCAACTTTTTTGAAAGGAAAATTCACTTCCATTTCACAGGTGAAGAGATTTagttttgaatttcattctACACACTCTCATGGCCGTCATGATGTACAACGCTACTTTTACAGCTACTTCGTTTTGTTTCTAATTTATTTCCTGTTATTTTGCAGAAAGTGAAATCTTCAACTAACTACCGACGAACGAGATTGATAAATTCACCCGGTACACCAAGGCTTATTGGACGAAGGCGATCCATacgacttcaaaataaaacccCTTTGAAAAGTGTTTGTACCTCCGATGCTGCCAGTAGCTCTgttaaattgaataaatttcaaaCTCAAAATCAAAAAAGGTTAGTCAAATCATCTACATACCAAGTATAACTGACACTAGTCAGTGAGTTGCCAATTTTATAATAATGAATGCACATGTTCATTTCTTTCAGAAGGAATATTTTAAGTCCTGGTCAATTTAATCGTAAAATGGAGGCTGTTAC is a window of Tubulanus polymorphus chromosome 2, tnTubPoly1.2, whole genome shotgun sequence DNA encoding:
- the LOC141899090 gene encoding protein-tyrosine sulfotransferase 1-like, translating into MSRAEGYKILSIFLGFVILIYVLRDLTEVPKGSDDEFYIRKIYQRHSQKKNANESLKQEDEMVYTASDVPLIWIGGVPRSGTTLSRALLDAHPDVRCGEETRVIPQMLSFHARMQNSELEKARLDEAKVTVDVMESALKSYILSIIVNHGEPALRYCNKDPFTLRSMNLILRLFPNSKFILMVRDGRAVVHSIISRKVLISGFNTDSYSDALRDWNRAFYFMYKLCLQNSKVCMPVPYEKLVIDPEPQLRRIFKFLDIPWNDIVLHHERTIGKRGGVSLSRKEASTDQVNKPINTKALYEWVKHMPKMVKDNAAVIAPMLKVVGYDPDNPVVNYGTKPEELATESMD
- the LOC141899091 gene encoding Golgi SNAP receptor complex member 1-like yields the protein MADFGNQWEVTDLRKQARQLENEIDLKLVSFSKLGTSYSSYKDYGGTNDTSPLLNKTSSDHMFETMAMQIEQLLAKLTEINDHMADYTQKLGMNGGSSALIHTLQRHRDILQDYSHEFQKTKANITAFKEREDLLGSVRRDIDAYKNASGLNRRTELYLKENEHVRNSDRLLDEQIGVAMATKENLLSQRGMFNSITQRVNALSNRYPQINSLIQRINFRKRRDSIILGLVISICMILLLLYAFH
- the LOC141899873 gene encoding uncharacterized protein LOC141899873 isoform X2 — translated: MSRDVTSPTTSTCTKLPITAVRRKRHSNFNYELPFPVPISSIAGVPQSITRWNIYSGYLEGSCVVVKHTGDKQWLYKMGFFGKGNFSRSQPSYDHQKNNPVPRIISKRRYLRHLTWSQMSALRSNESQIFDDPEVKLQVQLNATESGNFGKSVKQAPVKSWLSTTVENEEPLTQSLMEPTSSINETACGYYIDSDLSDVIACSNPMNRKDYASMNWDDDEQGFWNDELNKDEENAQLEIRRKSPETVQNIQDEFVVKKKNILPPSSVPVSLKRGHSRKDLQLTNCEVLVSSSRTDKSSPKVSRSGISGESDFDTQSRNTNSTLSLDDRKTSSLSGEIYQVINTEENRNLKSPPSPFYQMDNESNGDILVHADTDDEGCELATEIDTHWRLKRDPYPLTEDLYLLFEEAMNLRQMWQKFCEIHPSFVSNYVVYHYLRSKGWVPKPGLKYGCEFVVYKQGPPFYHSSFSVKVLMVSEDSLLPDQYSPNSILTWTSLSGFDRLTEHVAKDVMLCYVIRPSHLTEDHLKSPKCISGFKIKEYLLKRWVPSQERANQN
- the LOC141899873 gene encoding uncharacterized protein LOC141899873 isoform X1; translated protein: MSRDVTSPTTSTCTKLPITAVRRKRHSNFNYELPFPVPISSIAGVPQSITRWNIYSGYLEGSCVVVKHTGDKQWLYKMGFFGKGNFSRSQPSYDHQKNNPVPRIISKRRYLRHLTWSQMSALRSNESQIFDDPEVKLQVQLNATESGNFGKSVKQAPVKSWLSTTVENEEPLTQSLMEPTSSINETACGYYIDSDLSDVIACSNPMNRKDYASMNWDDDEQGFWNDELNKDEENAQLEIRRKSPETVQNIQDEFVVKKKNILPPSSVPVSLKRGHSRKDLQLTNCEVLVSSSRTDKSSPKVSRSGISGESDFDTQSRNTNSTLSLDDRKTSSLSGEIYQVINTEENRNLKSPPSPFYQMDNESNGDILVHADTDDEGCELATEIDTHWRLKRDPYPLTEDLYLLFEEAFFLSYGLGCLLVYDTNGSAMNLRQMWQKFCEIHPSFVSNYVVYHYLRSKGWVPKPGLKYGCEFVVYKQGPPFYHSSFSVKVLMVSEDSLLPDQYSPNSILTWTSLSGFDRLTEHVAKDVMLCYVIRPSHLTEDHLKSPKCISGFKIKEYLLKRWVPSQERANQN
- the LOC141899878 gene encoding uncharacterized protein LOC141899878 gives rise to the protein MASLRRKTMSFRRKRQYDLEGAKESIVRKFPSVSYSKIMSPAQQEEEDQASNSALEIKRTHAALLVERNKYDSVIETVAPPVLAINDELNPNAKTEETNDENSFATFLKGKFTSISQKVKSSTNYRRTRLINSPGTPRLIGRRRSIRLQNKTPLKSVCTSDAASSSVKLNKFQTQNQKRRNILSPGQFNRKMEAVTKGIQSLSKLGDGITTKIQRQSSRILKEVAATTRETRSTPMRRQYSYRNAVTSGSNENLLY